In Candidatus Cohnella colombiensis, one DNA window encodes the following:
- the dapA gene encoding 4-hydroxy-tetrahydrodipicolinate synthase, producing the protein MSFGRLITAMVTPFDEQLNIDWDMTGRLIDYLIEEQKSESLVISGTTGESPTLTDEEKVELFRFAVKHAAGRCKIIAGTGSNETAHSIKLTKKAEEVGVDGILLVAPYYNKPSQEGIYQHFRVIAEATTLPVIIYNVPSRTVVSISVDTTLRLAQIPNIIATKECAGLEQVTEIVKSAPEGFLVYSGDDAVTLPVMSVGGYGIISVASHIIGARMQDLMAAYLEGRVQDAIAINAECFPYFKGLFNCPNPVPNPVPVKYALTLQGLPVGGVRLPLVNVTDAEAAYVEKLIRG; encoded by the coding sequence ATGAGTTTTGGTCGTCTAATTACGGCAATGGTAACTCCATTCGACGAGCAATTGAATATTGATTGGGACATGACGGGTCGCTTAATCGATTATTTGATTGAAGAGCAAAAATCAGAAAGTCTTGTCATCAGTGGAACGACAGGTGAATCTCCAACTTTAACCGATGAGGAAAAGGTGGAGTTGTTTCGCTTCGCAGTGAAGCATGCAGCAGGGCGCTGTAAAATTATTGCGGGAACAGGAAGTAACGAAACAGCTCACTCCATTAAGCTAACTAAAAAAGCTGAAGAAGTCGGTGTCGACGGCATTTTACTCGTTGCACCTTATTATAACAAGCCAAGCCAAGAAGGCATATATCAGCATTTCCGTGTGATTGCCGAAGCTACGACATTACCTGTAATCATCTATAATGTTCCTTCGCGCACTGTCGTCAGTATTTCTGTGGATACGACGTTACGTCTGGCGCAAATTCCGAATATCATTGCGACAAAAGAATGCGCTGGTCTTGAACAAGTGACAGAAATCGTCAAATCTGCTCCTGAAGGATTCCTCGTATATAGCGGTGATGATGCGGTAACACTGCCTGTCATGTCTGTAGGTGGATATGGCATTATTAGTGTTGCAAGTCACATCATTGGTGCACGTATGCAAGATCTGATGGCTGCTTATCTTGAAGGCAGAGTGCAAGATGCAATTGCAATTAATGCAGAGTGCTTCCCATACTTCAAAGGCTTGTTCAACTGCCCGAATCCCGTGCCTAATCCAGTACCGGTTAAGTATGCATTAACGTTACAAGGATTGCCTGTGGGTGGAGTTCGTCTACCGCTTGTGAATGTGACTGATGCTGAAGCAGCCTATGTAGAAAAGCTCATTCGTGGGTAA
- the dapG gene encoding aspartate kinase encodes MSLIVQKFGGTSLSDDHSRSHVLRHIVREQQAGNGIVVVVSAMGRRGEPYATDSLLELVSSRGKYDLHAREKDLLISCGEVISAAVLCGLLNAQGIASVVLTGGQAGIITNARFGAARIERIVPDAIIQHVAEGRVVIVTGFQGMTEQGDITTLGRGGSDTSATALGAALEASVVDIYTDVDGILTADPRWVSDARPLSVVSYEEICNMAHNGAKVIHPRAVEIAMRASIPVRVRSTFSEGEGTLVTRSEKIRSNGQWSDRTVTGLAHVRGISQIAVGNPQVSADLQSRIFRAMASHGISVDFINVIPTGVHYTVSQPDTELAVQLLRDLGYKPIIRMDCAKVSIIGGGMNEEPGVMAGIVETLTNLGIPILQSADSNTTIWVLIPESELAVAMQALHRTFELHLTYD; translated from the coding sequence ATGTCGTTGATTGTACAAAAATTTGGCGGGACGTCGCTGTCCGATGATCATAGTCGCAGCCACGTCCTACGTCACATTGTTAGAGAACAGCAAGCAGGGAATGGAATCGTTGTTGTCGTGTCCGCAATGGGCCGACGTGGTGAGCCTTATGCAACGGATTCATTGCTAGAGCTTGTATCAAGTAGAGGGAAATATGATCTTCATGCAAGGGAGAAAGATCTACTCATTTCCTGCGGCGAGGTCATATCTGCCGCGGTCCTCTGCGGTCTGCTGAACGCGCAAGGAATAGCTTCTGTTGTATTAACAGGAGGACAGGCTGGCATTATTACGAATGCCCGATTTGGCGCAGCGCGAATCGAACGAATTGTGCCTGATGCGATCATTCAGCATGTGGCAGAGGGTCGTGTCGTTATCGTAACAGGATTTCAAGGCATGACTGAGCAAGGAGATATTACGACATTAGGTCGAGGTGGAAGTGATACTTCGGCTACAGCGTTAGGCGCGGCATTAGAGGCAAGTGTCGTAGATATCTATACCGATGTTGACGGAATTCTAACCGCTGATCCGCGCTGGGTGAGCGATGCTCGTCCGCTTTCCGTCGTTAGTTACGAAGAAATATGTAATATGGCGCATAATGGCGCTAAGGTCATCCATCCACGTGCGGTTGAGATCGCGATGAGAGCATCGATACCGGTTCGTGTACGCTCAACCTTTTCCGAAGGGGAAGGGACGCTCGTTACGCGCTCAGAGAAGATTCGTTCGAATGGTCAATGGTCAGATCGAACGGTTACGGGTCTCGCTCATGTGCGTGGAATCAGTCAGATCGCAGTTGGAAATCCGCAAGTATCTGCTGACTTACAAAGCCGAATATTTCGCGCAATGGCAAGTCATGGGATAAGTGTAGACTTTATAAATGTAATACCAACAGGTGTTCATTACACGGTTTCTCAACCGGATACAGAGCTCGCTGTTCAGCTATTACGCGATTTAGGTTACAAGCCAATTATTCGAATGGATTGTGCTAAGGTGTCCATAATCGGTGGCGGAATGAACGAGGAGCCCGGTGTGATGGCTGGAATTGTCGAGACGCTTACAAACCTTGGCATTCCAATCCTACAATCAGCAGACTCAAATACGACAATATGGGTGCTCATTCCTGAGAGTGAATTAGCTGTGGCGATGCAGGCTTTACATCGTACATTTGAATTGCATTTAACTTATGATTAA
- a CDS encoding aspartate-semialdehyde dehydrogenase, translating into MSTQKLFNVAVVGATGAVGEQILKLLAERNFPIKSLKLLSSARSAGKQIEFKGKDYTIEEAKPESFAGVDIALFSAGGDVSKALIPHAVEYGTVCIDNTNAYRMDEQTPLIVPEVNINKVSEHKGIIANPNCSTIQMVAALKPLYDRYGISRIIVSTYQAVSGAGAKAIDEMLRQSSEHLLGNEVNPDILPTGSLPVKHQIAFNVIPQIDKFADNGFTLEEMKMIRETKKIMDDESLEVTATCVRVPVVYGHSESVYVELKQDFDIDDVKGLLSDSPGLVLVDDPAGQQYPMPLDATGKNDVFVGRIRRDLSNARGLNMWIVSDNLLKGAAWNAVQIAEHIASLK; encoded by the coding sequence ATGTCTACACAAAAGTTGTTTAATGTCGCCGTCGTGGGAGCGACAGGTGCCGTTGGGGAACAAATTCTAAAATTACTCGCAGAACGCAACTTCCCGATTAAGAGCTTAAAGTTGCTATCTTCGGCGCGCTCTGCCGGCAAGCAAATTGAATTTAAAGGTAAAGACTATACGATCGAAGAAGCGAAGCCTGAAAGCTTTGCAGGGGTTGACATCGCGTTATTCAGCGCTGGTGGAGATGTAAGTAAAGCACTCATTCCACATGCAGTCGAGTACGGTACAGTGTGTATTGATAATACGAATGCTTATCGTATGGACGAACAGACGCCACTCATCGTTCCAGAGGTTAATATTAATAAAGTTAGTGAGCATAAAGGGATTATTGCAAATCCGAACTGTTCAACCATTCAGATGGTTGCTGCTCTTAAGCCACTTTATGATCGTTATGGTATTTCTCGAATTATTGTATCTACTTATCAAGCGGTATCTGGAGCAGGTGCGAAAGCCATCGATGAGATGCTTCGACAATCGAGTGAGCATTTATTAGGTAATGAAGTGAATCCTGATATTTTGCCTACAGGGTCGCTACCTGTTAAACACCAAATTGCGTTCAACGTCATTCCACAGATTGATAAATTTGCGGATAATGGCTTTACACTTGAAGAGATGAAGATGATTCGTGAAACGAAGAAAATTATGGACGACGAATCTCTTGAAGTTACAGCGACTTGTGTTCGTGTACCTGTTGTTTATGGTCACTCGGAGTCCGTATATGTTGAATTGAAACAAGATTTTGACATAGATGATGTGAAAGGTTTGCTCTCTGATTCACCGGGTCTTGTACTTGTTGATGATCCTGCTGGACAGCAATACCCAATGCCATTAGATGCTACAGGTAAAAATGATGTGTTCGTCGGACGAATTCGTCGCGATCTATCGAATGCTCGTGGTCTGAATATGTGGATCGTATCGGATAATCTATTAAAGGGTGCAGCATGGAACGCGGTCCAAATCGCTGAACATATTGCGTCATTGAAATAA
- a CDS encoding dipicolinate synthase subunit B, whose product MNWHGITVGYALSGSHCTLPEVMPQIQRLVDAGATVVPIVSSTVMTTDTRFGSSAHWQEQLREITGTEMITSIVDAEPLGPSKRLDVLTIAPCTGNTTSRLANAMTDGPVLMAAKAQLRNQRPLVLAISTNDGLGLNAANIAKLLITKNIYFVPFGQDNPQAKPNSLVARMDLVMDACEAALKGQQLQPMLIERFLYA is encoded by the coding sequence ATGAATTGGCATGGAATAACGGTCGGTTATGCGCTTTCTGGCTCTCATTGCACGTTGCCGGAGGTCATGCCACAAATTCAACGCTTAGTTGATGCGGGCGCTACAGTAGTTCCGATCGTCTCCTCAACGGTGATGACGACAGATACTCGATTTGGAAGTTCTGCACACTGGCAGGAGCAATTGCGGGAAATTACAGGTACGGAAATGATTACGTCGATTGTTGATGCGGAGCCTTTAGGTCCATCAAAGCGGCTTGATGTTTTGACGATTGCACCTTGCACTGGCAATACGACAAGTCGTCTAGCAAATGCGATGACTGATGGCCCTGTACTGATGGCCGCTAAAGCACAGCTTCGCAATCAACGCCCCTTAGTACTAGCGATTTCTACGAATGATGGTCTTGGGTTGAACGCGGCGAACATCGCCAAGCTGCTCATAACCAAAAACATTTATTTCGTTCCATTTGGTCAGGATAATCCGCAAGCTAAGCCGAACTCACTCGTTGCCAGAATGGATCTTGTCATGGATGCCTGTGAGGCTGCTTTAAAAGGGCAACAGTTACAACCGATGCTCATTGAGCGGTTTCTATACGCTTAA
- the dpsA gene encoding dipicolinate synthase subunit DpsA, whose amino-acid sequence MLTGIQVVLAGGDARQLEVIRRLTELDASVTLVGFDRLDTSFNGVVKAEWAPELMRHADALVLPVVGTDDDGIISALFTDLELKLTDAHLSIAPKKCKVITGMANSYLKTLCAKHELELVELFERDDVAIYNSIPTAEGALMMAIQNTDITIHGSNCMVLGLGRTGFTMARTLQALGANVKAGVRRDESYARAYEMGFFPFYMPDLARYAGNIDLIFNTIPTMIVTAQVIAQLPLRACIIDLASKPGGTDFRFAEKRGIKALLAPGLPGIVAPRTAGRIIANCLTQIIMDDTQLRGNQV is encoded by the coding sequence ATGCTCACAGGTATACAGGTCGTTCTTGCAGGCGGAGATGCGAGGCAACTTGAGGTGATCCGTCGCTTGACTGAGCTGGATGCATCTGTAACTTTAGTCGGGTTCGATCGATTAGACACCTCTTTTAATGGGGTTGTAAAGGCAGAGTGGGCTCCAGAGTTAATGCGGCATGCAGATGCGCTAGTGTTGCCAGTAGTAGGCACAGATGACGATGGCATCATCTCGGCGCTTTTCACAGATTTGGAATTAAAGTTGACAGATGCACATCTTTCAATCGCTCCGAAGAAGTGTAAAGTGATCACGGGGATGGCCAATTCCTACTTGAAAACATTGTGTGCAAAGCACGAATTGGAGCTTGTTGAGCTGTTCGAGCGAGATGATGTAGCGATCTATAACTCGATTCCAACAGCCGAAGGCGCATTAATGATGGCGATTCAAAATACGGACATTACAATTCATGGTTCGAATTGTATGGTGCTTGGATTGGGACGCACCGGTTTTACGATGGCACGAACGTTGCAGGCGTTAGGGGCGAACGTCAAAGCGGGTGTGCGTCGAGATGAATCGTATGCTCGTGCATATGAAATGGGATTTTTCCCTTTCTACATGCCTGATTTAGCGCGCTACGCGGGGAATATCGACTTGATTTTTAATACAATTCCGACTATGATAGTCACAGCACAAGTGATCGCACAACTTCCCCTGCGTGCATGTATTATCGACCTGGCATCGAAGCCTGGAGGCACCGATTTCCGCTTTGCGGAAAAGCGAGGAATCAAGGCGCTTCTAGCTCCTGGATTACCTGGCATCGTAGCCCCAAGGACGGCCGGTCGTATCATCGCGAACTGTCTAACCCAGATTATTATGGACGACACTCAATTACGGGGGAATCAAGTATGA
- the dut gene encoding dUTP diphosphatase, whose product MYPVQLKRLPGNEDLSLPRQMSEWAAGFDVHAAVAEPLVLAPGERALVPTGFAMAMPRELEAQVRPRSGLAYKHGITCLNTPGTIDADYRGEVKVLLINLGQEPFTIERGERIAQIVFQRVPQITLEEVAELPDTERGAGGFGHTGK is encoded by the coding sequence TTGTATCCAGTTCAGTTGAAACGGCTTCCGGGCAATGAGGATCTGTCGCTACCCCGTCAGATGTCAGAGTGGGCAGCCGGATTTGATGTGCATGCAGCAGTCGCTGAGCCACTCGTGTTAGCACCTGGGGAGCGGGCGCTCGTACCAACAGGGTTTGCGATGGCGATGCCTCGTGAGCTAGAAGCTCAGGTCAGACCAAGGAGCGGGCTAGCCTACAAGCATGGGATAACTTGCTTGAACACACCTGGAACGATAGACGCAGATTACCGTGGCGAGGTTAAGGTGTTACTCATTAATTTGGGCCAAGAGCCATTCACGATTGAGCGGGGTGAACGGATCGCGCAAATCGTGTTTCAGCGTGTTCCTCAGATCACATTAGAAGAAGTGGCCGAACTACCAGATACGGAGCGCGGCGCTGGCGGGTTTGGACATACAGGTAAATAA
- a CDS encoding pitrilysin family protein, with protein sequence MNKYELSNGLRVMIESIPTVRSVSFGIWVKTGSRYEDVNNNGISHFIEHMLFKGTKRHSAKEIADRFDGIGGNVNAFTSKEYTCYYAKVLDTHLPIAIDILSDMFFESLLADDELNKEKNVILEEISMYDDTPDDTVHDLASRAAYQDHPLAYSILGTAERLNAMKANDLRGYMNNRYGINNTVISIAGNVGEEVLGLIEEHFGRFNVQGENTRVNSPIFHSNALFHKKKTEQNHLCLTFPGCAIDAPNLYAMILANNTIGGGMSSRLFQEIREKRGLAYSVYSYHTSHADSGLFTVYAGTAPKQTQEVYDLSMELLNDIADKGLTDDEISRGKEQLKGNLILSLESTSSRMNRMGKNELMLGRHHTLDEMIDRIDKVNLDDVNDLIKTMIAQPCAIALVGMNKKVLSGIGREFIVSSSVETASGQ encoded by the coding sequence ATGAACAAATATGAGCTAAGTAATGGATTGCGCGTAATGATTGAATCCATCCCTACCGTCAGATCTGTTTCTTTCGGCATCTGGGTTAAAACCGGTTCCCGCTATGAGGATGTTAATAATAACGGGATTTCACATTTTATAGAGCACATGTTGTTTAAAGGAACGAAGCGTCATAGCGCTAAAGAAATTGCCGATCGCTTTGATGGCATAGGCGGTAATGTGAATGCTTTTACATCCAAAGAATATACGTGCTATTACGCAAAAGTATTAGACACGCATTTGCCGATTGCGATTGATATTTTGTCCGATATGTTTTTCGAATCGCTCCTAGCTGATGATGAGTTGAATAAGGAAAAAAATGTTATTCTTGAAGAAATTTCGATGTATGATGATACACCGGATGATACCGTTCATGATCTAGCATCTCGTGCTGCTTATCAAGATCATCCACTAGCGTACTCCATTCTTGGTACCGCAGAGCGTTTGAATGCAATGAAAGCTAACGATTTGCGTGGCTATATGAATAATCGATATGGAATTAACAACACCGTAATCAGTATCGCAGGTAATGTGGGTGAAGAGGTGCTTGGACTCATTGAGGAGCACTTTGGAAGATTTAACGTTCAAGGTGAAAATACGCGAGTGAACTCACCTATCTTTCATTCAAATGCGCTATTTCATAAAAAAAAGACAGAACAAAATCATCTGTGCTTAACCTTTCCGGGGTGTGCGATCGACGCTCCGAATTTGTATGCGATGATTTTGGCTAACAATACGATCGGTGGAGGCATGAGCTCCCGATTGTTTCAAGAAATTCGTGAAAAGCGCGGTCTAGCCTACTCTGTCTATTCGTATCATACTTCGCATGCGGATAGCGGCTTGTTTACCGTTTATGCGGGTACTGCACCGAAGCAGACGCAAGAAGTGTACGATCTCAGCATGGAACTGTTGAACGATATTGCGGACAAAGGTTTAACCGATGATGAAATTTCAAGAGGTAAGGAACAATTGAAAGGAAATTTGATCCTCAGTCTTGAAAGTACGAGTAGTCGAATGAACCGGATGGGGAAAAACGAGCTGATGCTCGGTCGACACCACACACTTGATGAGATGATCGACCGAATTGACAAAGTCAATTTAGACGATGTAAATGATTTGATCAAAACAATGATTGCACAGCCATGTGCAATTGCATTAGTCGGAATGAACAAAAAAGTATTATCAGGAATCGGGAGGGAGTTTATTGTATCCAGTTCAGTTGAAACGGCTTCCGGGCAATGA
- a CDS encoding polysaccharide deacetylase family protein, with translation MLKSMKSKRIFMMLICLLMIWIAGTFGPLKPYIQVVKQGNNTAEALQIEQTANGDLLSWLRQEAVSQTIPAIDAVNDRIWKAIPGYEGREVDIQATYRKFVESGFDRTTQSHNIPWVYKVIKPKVELNDLPPLPVFRGNPSKPMVAFMINVAWGDEHLQPMLDTLEKANVHATFFFDGKWLSSHTEMAKEIIARGHEASNHAYSHPDMSKLGEARQREEIDKTEQLLKKLGVTNRWFAPPSGDYSQLTVKIAAEQGLRTVLWTLDTIDWKNPPSWSVVAKVKAKVGAGTLILMHPTAASAGALDGMIKAIKSKGYELGTVSETLSSTRL, from the coding sequence TTGCTTAAATCGATGAAATCGAAGCGGATATTCATGATGTTGATTTGCTTGCTGATGATATGGATTGCAGGTACCTTTGGACCATTAAAGCCGTATATTCAAGTTGTGAAGCAAGGAAACAATACTGCTGAAGCACTTCAGATTGAGCAGACGGCTAATGGCGATCTGCTTAGCTGGTTGCGTCAAGAAGCTGTCTCACAGACGATCCCAGCGATTGATGCAGTGAATGATCGGATTTGGAAAGCAATTCCAGGATATGAAGGTCGTGAAGTTGACATACAAGCAACGTATCGTAAATTTGTGGAGTCTGGGTTCGATAGGACAACTCAAAGCCATAATATTCCCTGGGTATACAAAGTAATTAAGCCAAAGGTGGAACTGAACGACCTGCCACCTCTGCCGGTTTTTCGAGGCAATCCATCAAAACCTATGGTTGCATTTATGATCAATGTGGCATGGGGTGATGAACACTTGCAGCCGATGTTGGATACGTTAGAGAAAGCGAACGTTCATGCGACTTTTTTCTTCGATGGCAAGTGGCTATCTTCCCATACGGAGATGGCGAAAGAGATCATTGCTCGTGGACATGAAGCTTCGAACCATGCGTATTCTCATCCAGATATGAGTAAGCTTGGCGAAGCGAGACAGCGTGAAGAAATCGACAAAACTGAACAGCTATTGAAGAAGCTTGGGGTAACCAATCGCTGGTTTGCACCTCCGTCTGGAGATTATAGCCAGCTTACGGTTAAGATTGCTGCAGAGCAAGGCTTGCGCACAGTGTTATGGACGCTCGATACAATAGATTGGAAAAACCCACCTTCATGGTCTGTTGTTGCAAAAGTGAAAGCGAAGGTTGGAGCAGGCACGCTCATCCTCATGCACCCTACGGCCGCGTCAGCTGGAGCGCTTGATGGTATGATCAAGGCGATTAAATCCAAAGGCTATGAGCTAGGAACAGTATCTGAGACACTGTCATCGACAAGGCTTTAG